ATGTTTCAGCGGCCCCGGCGTGGAGGGTCCGTGGGTGGGGGTGCGGCGTTGTCGGGAAGGCGCCGCGCTACGGCGCGGAGCTGGAGGCCGTCGCGGGTGACTTGCGCGGGGAGAGGCGGCCATCGTCGGCGATGCGGGCGCCGGTGTCCGGGAAGTCCTCGGCGGTGAGCTTGCGCACCAGCGAGACGACCTTGGCGGCGGGGTCCGGCTGCGTGATGCCTTCGCCCACCTGCCGGGTGGGGAGGATGCGGCCGGTGGAGAAGCGGCCCTGGCTGTCCAGCTCCACCTCCAGGACCATGCCCAGGCCCTGCGGCCCCTGGAGGTTGAAGCGGCCGTAGGTGGCGAAGTTGCCCATGGAGTAGGCGATGAGGCGGCCCTGGTAGAACTCCATCGCGCGCGCGACGTGCGGGCCGTGGCCCAGCACCAGGTGCGCGCCCGCGTCCACCACCGCGTGGGTGAAGGCGCGCAGGTCGCCGCGGTCCTCGCCGAAGAACATCTCCTTGCCGGGCGGGACGTGCAGGGCCTTGCCGCCCTCGGCGCCGCCGTGGAAGGAGACGATGACGATGTCGTGCGTGGCGGCCACCTGCTTCACCAGCGCGGTGGCGGTGGGCAGGTTGTTGAGGTGGTTGCAGCCCGCGGACGTGTGGAAGGCCACGAGTCCAATCTTCAGCCCGTTGCGCTCCAGCGTGGCCACGCTGCCCGGGGGCCCGCTCCACGCGATGCCCAGCGCGTCCAGGGTGGACTCGGTGGCGCGGCGGCACTCCTCGCCGAAGTCACCGGAGTGGTTGTTCGCGGTGGAGACCACGTCCACGCCGGCCTGCTGGAGGTACTGGCCGAACGAGGTGGGCGAACGGAACGCGTAGCAGTTGGAGGCGGAGCGGCACTTGGTGGTGCGGCCGGTGTCGCAGAGCGGGCCCTCGAGGTTGACGAAGGTGAGGTCCGCGTCCTCCAGCAGGGGGCGCACGGCGGCGATGACGCTGCCGCCGCCTTCCGGGGGCAGGTAGCCCTCCGGCACGGTGGTGCCGAGCATCAGGTCGCCAGTGGCGCGGATGCGCAGCTTCGCGCCCGGGGGCGGGGGAGGGCGGGGCGGGCCGTTCAACGGCTGCGCGAGCCGGGCCTGGAGCGCGGCCTGGTTGCGGGCCTGGGTGAGCGCGCCTTCCAGGTCGGGCTGGTGGGGGTTGAGCGCGCGCACCTGGGTCCATTGCGCGAGGGAGTCCGCCCAGCGGCCCTCGACGGAGTAGGCCCAGCCCAGCTCCCAGCGGCAGTCGGCGCGGGACGGCGCGGCCTGCACGCACGCGGACAGCTCCGCGATGGCGGTGCGTGAGTCCTTCGACTGAAGGGCCTCCACGCCGCGCGCGAAGTGCGCGTCGGGATCGCCCACGGTGGCGAGACCGGACGCGGTGCCGGACTTGCCGTGCAGGGCCACGGCGGCGGCGCGCAGGGCCGCGACACTGGCCTCCACGGCGATGCGGCCCGCCTCGGAGAGGGTGTCACCGCCTGTCGCGGGCGCGGCGGACTGGGCCGTGGAGGCTCCCACACCCGTTGCCGGCGCGCTCACGGACGCGGGAGCAGCGACGGGCGCGAGGCCAGCGGGCATCCGCAGCGACACAGGAGTCGCGGACACCGCGGACGCCGCGCCGTTCGCGAAGGTCACCCCGGCGGAAGCGGCCCGGGGCGCGACATCGGCGCTCCGGTTCATCGCGACGGCGCGGACCGAGGCGAGGCCCGCGCTCCGGTTCATCGCGACGGCCCGGACGGAGGCGAGGCCCGCGCTCGTGAGCCGCGCGGTTCCCGTCCCTTCGGTGAGCGGCCCCCTCGCCACGGCCATCACCGACGCGGCGCCCACGGCATCCAGCGGATTCGCTCCGGCGTTCCGGATGACGGAGCGCACAGAGGTCGTGCCGGCTTCGGTGAGGAGCGCGGTGCTGGGGCGCTCGGCTGTGGAGAAGTTGGGGACGGACGCGGCGGGCGCGGTGAGCGCCAGCATCAGCAGGACGGACGGGGACATGGCCGGCGCATCTTACGGGAAGGCGCGGGGGCAGGGGCGCCACCCCAGGGCCCGGCTCGACAGCAGCCGGGCAGGCGACACCCTCACACCCCTTCCGGCTGCCCCGAACCCGGGACGGCCTACCCGAGCGCGTCCAGCAGCGCCGAGCGCCGGCGCTGACGCGGCAGCAGCCGGAAGTGCCTCAGCTCCCTGCGCTTCACCCGCCGCTCCAGCGCGCCGTACAGCGACAGCCGCCCCGGGCCGCGCATCAACGTCCCCAGGGCAATCGCGATGAGCGCCGCGTTGAACTCGTAGCCGCCCTTGGTGATGTCGAAGCCGTTCTTGCCGTGCACCTTCGCGATGGCCACCGCCTGCGTCACGATGACGGAGAGCGCGGTGAACCGCGTCGCGATGCCCAGGATGGAGCTCACCCCGGCCACCAGCTCCGTGATGCCCGTGGCCAGCACCCACGGCCGCCCTGGCTTGAACCCCAGCTGCTCGAACATGCCCGAGTGCTGCTCGGTGCCCCCCTTCTTCAGCTTGGCCACGCCGTGCTGGATCATCGTCGCGCCCAGCGACAGGCGGGCAGGCAGGAGCGCGGCGGACTTCAGCATCGACGGTCGTTCGTCCAGCATCATCACGTTCATGGGAGCTCTCCTCGTCGGGACGCGGGCGTCCGGTGGATGAAGTGCCCCTTACGTTGTGATGCGTCCGCCCCTCCGGCCTCGACGCTCGCAAGGCACGTCGCTCGGCGGACGGGCGCTCAACCCCCGCCCCGCTCCGCCAGTGGCACGTCCATCAGCGCCGCCACCTCCGCGCTGTAGCCCCCCGGTCCCTCCCCATGCACGATGAGCGGCGGCCGCACCGACAGCCCCCGGTCCTGGTCCCGCAGCGCCTGCACCAGGAAGCGCGTCGCCGGGGCCTCCACCCGCGCGTGCACCGACCGCAACACCCGGGGGAACAGCCTCGCCCGCTCGAGCAGGCCCAGCACCTCCGCCAGCCGCGCCGCCGGATACACCAGGCTCACGCCCCCACCCGGCCGCAGCGCATGCCGCGCCGCCGCGACCACCGAGGCCGCGTCGCACGCCACCTCCGACTTGGACACGGCCCGCTCCAGGTCCGGGCTCACCACGCCCGCTTCGGCCCGGCGGAACGGCGGGTTGGACACCACCTGTCCATGGGCGCCGGAGGCGAACAGCGACCGCGCCTCCCGCAGGTCCCCGAGCACCGGCCGCACCCGGCCCTCGCACCCGTTGAGCGCCACCGCGCGCGTCAGCCGCGCGTGCACCGCGGGCTGCAACTCCAACGCGTCCACCGGCCCGGCGACGCCGAACTGCTTCACCAGCAGCAGCGACACCACGCCACTGCCCGCGCCCAGCTCCAGCACCGGGCCGGGCAGGTCCCGGCCTTCGGTGGCCGCGAAGTGCGCCAGCAGCACCGCGTCCAGCGTGAAGCGGTAGCCCGTCCGGCGCTGGAACACGCGCACGTCCGCGGTGCCAATGGAGTCCAGCGTCTCGCCGTCGTCGGGCCCCTCGGAAGCGGTCACGTCAGCGCGCGCCGTGCATCCGTTCGGCCACATCCAGCACGCGCCCCTCGCAGGAGACGCCGTCCAGGTGGCTGGCCTCCACCAGGCCGGTGGGGCTGGTGACGTTCACCTCGGTGAGGTAGTCGCCCAGCACGTCGATGCCCACCAGCGTCAGCCCCTTCTCCTGGAGCGCGGGCTTGAGGCGCTGGCAGATGTGCAGGTCGCGCGCGGTGATGTCCGCCTTCATCGGCTTGCCCCCCGCGGCCATGTTGCCCCGGTGGTCCGCGTCCGACGGCACGCGCAACACCGCGCCCACCGGCTCTCCGTCCACCAGGATGATGCGCTTGTCCCCCAGGCGGCTCTCCGGCACGTAGGCCTGCGCGAGGATGGGCTCCTTCCCGCCCTGCGTCAGCAGCTCCACCATGGAGCGCGCGTTGCGGTCCCCTGGCGCGAGGAACAGGATGCCCTTGCCCCCGAACCCGTCGATGGGCTTGAGGATGGTGCCCTTCTCGTTCCCGGCGGCGAACTCCAGCACCACCGACAGCTCGCGCGTCACGCGCGTCTCCGGCATCAGGTCCGGGAAGTTCAGCGTGAAGAGCTTCTCGTTCGCGTCGCGGATGCCGGACGGGTTGTTGATGAACACCGGCGCCCGGTCCGGACACAGCTCCACCAGCTGGGTGGCGTGCAGATAGTCCGCGTCCACCGGCGGGTCCTTGCGCAGGAACAGCACGTCCAGCTTCGACAGGGGCCGCACCTCCTCCGAGAGCACGTCGAAGTGCCGGCCCGGCTCGCGCCGCACCCGGACCCGGCGCATGCGCGCCTCCGCGCTCCGGCCGTTGAAGCGCAGCCAGCCCTGCTCGAAGTAGTAGACGTCGTGACCGCGCCGCTGGGCTTCCAGCATCAGCGAGAACGTCGTGTCGTGGTCCACCCGCACGCTCTCGAGCGGGTCCATCAGGAAGCCAAGGGAGAACGCCATGAGGGTCGCGGGCTCAGGGGGGAGAAGGGTGGGGGCGGGAGGATAACGGACACCCTCCGCCCGTGCCGCTCCTTCCCTTCTCCATCCGTCCATGCCGGAACGAAGCCCGCGCCCGACGGGGGAGGGGAGCCGCCCCCTCAGCGGCCAGGCAGCTCCCGGAGCTTGAGGTTGAGGCGCACGGGCTTGCCCGTCTCCACCGGCACCGCGAGCAGGCGGCGCTTGCCGTCCTCGCCCACCAGGACCAGCTCCGCCTGTCCCACCGGCAGCGCGCGCTTCACCAGCGGCGTGTGGCCCAGTGACTTGTTGTTGAGGAAGACCTCCGCGCGCTCATCCAGGAAGAGCGTCACCTCGCCGCGGGCCCGCTTGCCCCGCGTCGGCCGGGGCTCCTCGCGGTCGGAGTCCGGGTCGTGGTCCTTCGCGCTCCGGTCCTTCGCGCCCCGGTCCTTGTCCTTGTCCTTGTCCTTGTCCTTGTCCGGCTCCGCGCCGGCCGTGCCCGCCTCGGACACCGGCTCTCCGGGCGGGCGGATGGGGATGGCGACCATGGCACTGGGGTTCACCGGGAGGGGCGCCTCCTCGGCTTCGATCAACTGGACGAGCCGGAACGCCCCATAGGCGACGCCCAGCAGCAGCGACAGCGACAGCAGGGCCCACACGACGCCCAGCTTCGAGCGCTTCACCGGGGGCGCGGTGTCCTCGCTGGTGGGGTCTTCCGCGCGCAGCCGGGCGATCTCCGCCTTCTTGCGCGCCTCCACGACGCTCAGCGCGGTCGCCTTGCGCTCCGGCAGGTAGGGGCCGTCATCCTTCTGGAGGGCCCGCTTCGCCGACGCCAGCACCTGGCTGCTCGTCGTCACGTCCGCGCTCTCCAGCAGCGAGCGCGTGGCGGCCATGCGCTCCGCGAACAGGCCCTTCATCAGGGCCGCGCGCTGCTCGGCGTCCATCAGCTTGCCGCCCGCCGCCTTCTCGATGGCGCGCGCCATGTCCCGGCCGGACGCGTAGCGGCGGTCCACGTTGCGCTCCAGCGCGCGCATCACCACGCGGGAGATGTCCTCGGACACGTGCGGCAGCAGCACCGACGGCCACGGGATGGAGTCCTCGAGGATCTTCACCATCTCGTCGCGCTCGGTCTTCCCGGCGAACAGCCGCTCGCCGGTGATGAGCTCGTGCATCACCACGCCCACGGAGAACAGGTCGCTCCTGCCATCCAGCGGATCGCCGCGCACCTGCTCCGGGGACATGTACCCGGTGGTGCCCTTCACCGTGCCGACGCTGGTGCGCTCCAGGCTGTTCTTCGCCTTGGCGATGCCGAAGTCGAGCAGCTTCACGGTGCCGTCGTACGTCACCATGATGTTCTTCTGCGCCACGTCGCGGTGGATGACGGGGCTGGCCTCGCCGCCGGGGGACGTGAAGGTGTGCGCGTAGTGCAGCGCCAGGCAGACGTCGCGCGCCACCGACAGCGTGAACGCCAGGGGCACCGGCTGGCGCTTCTTCAGGCACGCGCTGGTCACCTGGTTGAGGTTCTGCCCGCCGATGAACTCCATGGCCAGGTAGAGCCCGTCGTCCTCCTCCCCCAGGTCGAACACCTGCGCGATGTTCGGGTGGTTGAAGGCCGCGGTGATGCGCGCTTCGTCCAGGAACATGCGGACGAACTGATCATTGGAGCGCGCGTCCGGGAGGATGCGCTTGATGACCACGTACTTGCGAAAGCCGCCCGGGCCCGACGTGTAGCCCAGGAACAGCTCCGCCATGCCGCCCACGGTCAGCTGCGTGAGCACCTCGTACTTCCCGATGCGCTCGCCCCGATGGAAGTCGATGAGCTCATCCTCCAGCGCCCCCTGGTGGCGCCCGCGTCGTGAGAAAGCCGGAGCGGACCATAACAGGGCTGTTGCAACGGGGGACCTTCATCCCGGTCCCGGCCCGCGAGGGGTGGGCTCGCATGCCCCCCAGGTCCCTGTGGATCACCTGTGGATGGCTGGGAGCGGCCTGTGGAAAACCGGTGGCACGGAAGCGACGCTGTGGATGCCCGGGGGAAACCGGCAACTTGCCCACATGTAGCAGATCGCCGATTCCTTCATGAATCCGCGCGCTTGCTGACTTGTCCCCAACTCCGCGCCGCCTACTGCTTCCACCAGTTGATCAATACTCCAAATAGACTGGTGAAGAAGATGGGTCCGGCGCACAGGTGGGAAACGCCGGCCCTGCTACAGGAGCGTCGCGCGCAACCGGTCCAGCAGCCCGGGCAGGTCTTCCAGCAGCCGCCGGTCCAGGTCCTCCAGCGCGGCGCGGAACATGACCAGGTCCTCCGGCTCCCGCTCCGCGGACACCATGCGGTGCAGGCCGCGCAGGCGCTGGTTGCGCTGGACCAGGCGGGCCAGGGTGTCCTCCAGCTCCTCGGCCAGGGCGGCGTCCAGGCGCAGTTCCTGCCCCACCAGCTCCCGGAGCTGCTCGACGCGGTAGGTGAGCTCCCAGCTCTCCTCGTAGCCCGCGCGCCGGGGCAGCATCTGCCCGAACGTCCACCGCTCGCTCACGCGCCCTCTAGTGCGGCCGGGGCCGGGTGAGGCCCGTCAGGGACAGCCGGGTGCGCGTCGGGTCCAGCTCCACGTGCATCCGGCAGTCCGCCACGTCCAGGCGCAGGGTGTAGGGAGGGCAGGGCGTCCGGCCCGGGTGCTCCTGGCAGGCGCGGGCGCCCAGGCGGAACAGCTCCGCCAGCACCGCGCGCCGCACGCCCTCCGGCAGCCCGTCCACGGTGGACTGCACGCCCCGGGCGATGAGCACCGTGAACGCCTGCAATCCCGGAGAAACTCTGGAGGGGCCGGCCAGGGTCATGTCCGCGCCTTTTGCCAGAACCGTACCTTGCAACAGGCCTGTGTTTCCGGGCGGTTGGAGGAACCCAAAGCCCTTGGGGCTGAAAAAAACTCCGGCCCGGAAGTGCCCAATCCGGAAACCCCGGGGGGTGGGGTGCCGTGGGTCGGAGGAGTGAAGAGGGGTGGTATAGGCGGAAGGCAGGAGGCACGGATGGCGCTCGCGTGGACGCTGGGCAGTGGGGCTGGGGCTTCCAGGAAGGCCCTGGCGACGGCCCTGGCGGCCTTCCTGGCGCTTCTGGGGGCCTGCCGGGAGCAACCCCCGCTGACGGGCGCCCGGAGCCTCCTGCGGGTCTCCCAGGAGGCCGTGGCGTTCCCGGCCAGCTACCCCCGGGTGGAGCGGGTGATGGAGGTCCGGGTGGTGAACGCGGGCCGGACGACGCTGGACGTGGAGTGGACGGGGCTGGCGGCGCCGTTCGTGGCGGAGGGGCTGCCCGCGCGGATGGCGCCGGGGGAGGTGCCGGTGCGGCTCTTCTACCGGCCGGAGGCGACGGGCGTGCTGACGGCCACGCTGACGGGGCGGGCGCCTGGGGGCGGGGAGGTGCGCGTGGAGCTGCGGGGGGAGGCGAACCCCCTGCCGGACTGCCCCACGCCGGTGGCCTGCCACACGTCCACGTTCGACGTGGTGACGGAGTCCTGCGTGGAGGCGCGGCTGCCGGATGGCACGGCGTGCGACCCGGGCAACGCGTGCCTCCGGGACGCCACGTGCACGGCGGGGCTGTGCAAGGGCGTGGAGCGCGTCTGCGACGACGGCGACGCGTGCACCACGGACGTGTGCAACCCGCTGGACGGCTGCACGTCCGTGCCGGCGCCGCCGTGTCCTGGGGACGGGAAGTGCCAGGTGGGCACGTGCGACCCGAAGGTGGGGTGCACGCTGGCGAAGGCGCCGGATGGCACCTTCTGCGGCCCCGAGCGCGGCTGCGATGCCGCGGACGTGTGCCTGGACGGGGCGTGCCAGCGGAGGGATCCGCCGGACAACTTCATCTGCGCGCCCGCCAGCCCCTGCCAGGGGGTGGGCAGGTGCAAGGGGCCCGTGTGCGAGCGCCCCCCCGCGACGGCGCTGAGGCCCGACTGGACCTACGACGCGGCCTCCAACGGCGAGGCGCTGCACGACCTGCTGGTGGGCCCCACGGGGGACGTGACGCTGGTGGGCTTCTTCGTGCCGGCGCTGATGGACGCGGCGGGCCCGCTGCCGGTGCGCGCGAGCGTGGCCGGGCGGCGCTGCATGCTGTGGAACGACCGGCTGTTGTGCATGGACCAGCCGGCCTCCGGGCAGGTGTCGCTGCTGGACCGGGCGACGGGGGCGCCGCGGTGGACGTTCGACCTGGCCACGGCGCGGCCGGACTTCGCGCAGGGGCTGACGACGCTGTTCATGGCGCGGCTGGGGGTGATGCAGCCGGACCGGCTGGCGGCGCTCTTCGAGGCCTATCCGCCCGGCGCCTCGCGCGACACGCTGTGCCGGAGGTACTTCCTGGTGGTGTTGGATGCCTTTGGCGGGATGGTGTCCGCGCAGGCGTTGCAGGATCCGCTGCTCGCTGAGTGCAACCACCCGCACCCGTACGGCGTGGCGTCCGACGCGGCGGGGGACCTGTACCTGGCGTTCGGGCCCACGCAGAACGTGGGGGCGCCGCTGTATCCGGGGGCGCCCACGCTGCTGATGGCGTTCTCGTCGGACGGGGTGCCGCGCTGGCGCAAGACGGAGGCCTTCGCCGCGGGGGAGCTGGCCCTGGTGAACGGGCTGCTGCTCAACGAACGCTCCGCGCAGGCGCTGAGCACGAAGGACGGGCAGCCGGTGGGCTCGCGGCCCTTCCCCCAGGCGCTGGGCCGCGCGGTGGCGACCTCCGGGCACCTCATCCCGTCTCCCTCGGAGGACGACACCGTCGGGGAGTGGCGGCTGGAGGGCTACGGGCTGCCGGGGCTGGAGCCGGCCTGGACGTATTCGTTCCAGGGCGGGTCGGGGCCGGTGTCGCCGGAGGTGCGGCTGGCGAGCTGGGCGTCGTGGCCGGGGCTGCCGCCGGAGACGGTGGTGGTGGGCACGGGCCTGGACGCGCGGGGCGCCATGCTGTTCGCGGTGAGCGCGCGCGACGGCCGCGAGGTGTTCCAGTGCCCGGTGTCGAACGCGGCGACGCCCGCGCAGTTCCTGGAGCTGGGGCCGGACAGCCTGGTGCTGATGGACGGGGCGACGACGTGCGGCGACTGCGATCCACCCTTCGCGTACAGCCAGGCGCGCTTCCGGCGCTTCCCCATCCCCGGCCTGAAGCCCGCGGAGGAACCCTGGCCCGGAACGTTCGGCGGGCCAGGGCACGACCATCACGAGGACCCGGTGCGCGGGCGCTGAGGCCTCACGGCGTCAGCGCGGTCCAGTCGCTGTTGGGCACGGACACCTGGAAGTTGTACGTGCCGTTGGTCCAGCACAGGCCGTAGGGCCCCAGCTGGGTGCTGTTGCTGGGGCTCAACGCGGGCCACGCGCTCACGGTGTAGATCTGGAGATTGGACGCACGGATGCGCGGGAACGCGGGGCAGCGCTGCGCCACGTCCATCAGGTAGTGCGACTCCCACATGGTCCAGCCGTTGGTGAAGCCGGACGAGCCGCAGATCGGGGTCAGCTTCTCCTCCCAGAGCCCCAGGTTGAAGTTGTAGAGCACGCCGTGCGAGCAGCCGCTGCCGTCCTTGTAGGCCTCCGTGAAGTAGCGGTCCTCTCCGTCGAAGAGGCGCACGTACTTGTCCTTCCACGCCGCGTCCATGTACTCGAAGGTCTGCCAGCCGGTGGCGCCGTCGATGCCGCAGTGGTCCCAGAAGCCGTGCGCGTGCGCCGTCGTCGCCATCCCCGAATAGCGCCAGTGCGCCGTCACCGTCTCCACGCACCCGTTGCCCGCCGGCATGTGGGTGGGCGCGTAGAGGGTCG
This portion of the Corallococcus silvisoli genome encodes:
- a CDS encoding CapA family protein, with amino-acid sequence MPAGLAPVAAPASVSAPATGVGASTAQSAAPATGGDTLSEAGRIAVEASVAALRAAAVALHGKSGTASGLATVGDPDAHFARGVEALQSKDSRTAIAELSACVQAAPSRADCRWELGWAYSVEGRWADSLAQWTQVRALNPHQPDLEGALTQARNQAALQARLAQPLNGPPRPPPPPGAKLRIRATGDLMLGTTVPEGYLPPEGGGSVIAAVRPLLEDADLTFVNLEGPLCDTGRTTKCRSASNCYAFRSPTSFGQYLQQAGVDVVSTANNHSGDFGEECRRATESTLDALGIAWSGPPGSVATLERNGLKIGLVAFHTSAGCNHLNNLPTATALVKQVAATHDIVIVSFHGGAEGGKALHVPPGKEMFFGEDRGDLRAFTHAVVDAGAHLVLGHGPHVARAMEFYQGRLIAYSMGNFATYGRFNLQGPQGLGMVLEVELDSQGRFSTGRILPTRQVGEGITQPDPAAKVVSLVRKLTAEDFPDTGARIADDGRLSPRKSPATASSSAP
- a CDS encoding tenascin-X yields the protein MALAWTLGSGAGASRKALATALAAFLALLGACREQPPLTGARSLLRVSQEAVAFPASYPRVERVMEVRVVNAGRTTLDVEWTGLAAPFVAEGLPARMAPGEVPVRLFYRPEATGVLTATLTGRAPGGGEVRVELRGEANPLPDCPTPVACHTSTFDVVTESCVEARLPDGTACDPGNACLRDATCTAGLCKGVERVCDDGDACTTDVCNPLDGCTSVPAPPCPGDGKCQVGTCDPKVGCTLAKAPDGTFCGPERGCDAADVCLDGACQRRDPPDNFICAPASPCQGVGRCKGPVCERPPATALRPDWTYDAASNGEALHDLLVGPTGDVTLVGFFVPALMDAAGPLPVRASVAGRRCMLWNDRLLCMDQPASGQVSLLDRATGAPRWTFDLATARPDFAQGLTTLFMARLGVMQPDRLAALFEAYPPGASRDTLCRRYFLVVLDAFGGMVSAQALQDPLLAECNHPHPYGVASDAAGDLYLAFGPTQNVGAPLYPGAPTLLMAFSSDGVPRWRKTEAFAAGELALVNGLLLNERSAQALSTKDGQPVGSRPFPQALGRAVATSGHLIPSPSEDDTVGEWRLEGYGLPGLEPAWTYSFQGGSGPVSPEVRLASWASWPGLPPETVVVGTGLDARGAMLFAVSARDGREVFQCPVSNAATPAQFLELGPDSLVLMDGATTCGDCDPPFAYSQARFRRFPIPGLKPAEEPWPGTFGGPGHDHHEDPVRGR
- a CDS encoding serine/threonine protein kinase translates to MLTQLTVGGMAELFLGYTSGPGGFRKYVVIKRILPDARSNDQFVRMFLDEARITAAFNHPNIAQVFDLGEEDDGLYLAMEFIGGQNLNQVTSACLKKRQPVPLAFTLSVARDVCLALHYAHTFTSPGGEASPVIHRDVAQKNIMVTYDGTVKLLDFGIAKAKNSLERTSVGTVKGTTGYMSPEQVRGDPLDGRSDLFSVGVVMHELITGERLFAGKTERDEMVKILEDSIPWPSVLLPHVSEDISRVVMRALERNVDRRYASGRDMARAIEKAAGGKLMDAEQRAALMKGLFAERMAATRSLLESADVTTSSQVLASAKRALQKDDGPYLPERKATALSVVEARKKAEIARLRAEDPTSEDTAPPVKRSKLGVVWALLSLSLLLGVAYGAFRLVQLIEAEEAPLPVNPSAMVAIPIRPPGEPVSEAGTAGAEPDKDKDKDKDKDRGAKDRSAKDHDPDSDREEPRPTRGKRARGEVTLFLDERAEVFLNNKSLGHTPLVKRALPVGQAELVLVGEDGKRRLLAVPVETGKPVRLNLKLRELPGR
- a CDS encoding tRNA1(Val) (adenine(37)-N6)-methyltransferase — its product is MTASEGPDDGETLDSIGTADVRVFQRRTGYRFTLDAVLLAHFAATEGRDLPGPVLELGAGSGVVSLLLVKQFGVAGPVDALELQPAVHARLTRAVALNGCEGRVRPVLGDLREARSLFASGAHGQVVSNPPFRRAEAGVVSPDLERAVSKSEVACDAASVVAAARHALRPGGGVSLVYPAARLAEVLGLLERARLFPRVLRSVHARVEAPATRFLVQALRDQDRGLSVRPPLIVHGEGPGGYSAEVAALMDVPLAERGGG
- the gshB gene encoding glutathione synthase, yielding MAFSLGFLMDPLESVRVDHDTTFSLMLEAQRRGHDVYYFEQGWLRFNGRSAEARMRRVRVRREPGRHFDVLSEEVRPLSKLDVLFLRKDPPVDADYLHATQLVELCPDRAPVFINNPSGIRDANEKLFTLNFPDLMPETRVTRELSVVLEFAAGNEKGTILKPIDGFGGKGILFLAPGDRNARSMVELLTQGGKEPILAQAYVPESRLGDKRIILVDGEPVGAVLRVPSDADHRGNMAAGGKPMKADITARDLHICQRLKPALQEKGLTLVGIDVLGDYLTEVNVTSPTGLVEASHLDGVSCEGRVLDVAERMHGAR
- a CDS encoding DoxX family protein: MNVMMLDERPSMLKSAALLPARLSLGATMIQHGVAKLKKGGTEQHSGMFEQLGFKPGRPWVLATGITELVAGVSSILGIATRFTALSVIVTQAVAIAKVHGKNGFDITKGGYEFNAALIAIALGTLMRGPGRLSLYGALERRVKRRELRHFRLLPRQRRRSALLDALG